The nucleotide sequence CCGCGCGGTCGAGGAGATGCTGCGCATCACGCTGAGCCGGGCCCGGACCCGGGACGCCGTGCTGGGCGAGGAGTTCGGCACGACCGGCCACGGTTCACGCCGCTGGGTGCTCGACCCGATCGACGGGACCAAGAACTTCGTCCGCGGCGTCCCGGTCTGGGCCACGCTGATCGCCCTCTTCGACGGCGACGAGCCGGTCGTCGGGCTGGTGTCGGCGCCGGCGCTGAACCGGCGGTGGTGGGCAGCCAAGGACGTCGGCGCCTGGACCGGCCGCCGGCTGGAGTCGGCCTCCCGGTGCCGCGTGTCGGAGGTCGGCGACCTGGGTGACGCCAGCCTGAGCTACTCCAGCCTCTCCGGCTGGGAGGAGCGCGGCGGGCTGGACGGCTTCCTCGACCTCACCCGGTCGGTCTGGCGCACCCGCGCCTACGGCGACTTCTGGAGCTACGTGCTCCTCGCCGAGGGGGCCGTGGACATCGCCTGCGAGCCGGAGGTCTCGATCTGGGACCTCGCGGCCCTGGACGTGATCGTCCGCGAGGCCGGCGGCCGGTTCACCGACGTGACCGGCGCCCCGGGGCCGGCCGGCGGGAGCGCCCTGGCCACGAACGGCAAGCTGCACGACGCCGCCCTGCAGCGGCTCCGGCCTCGACCCACCTCCGTCTGACCGCGGGGCCGGATCAGGGGCGGGGCTCGACCAGCGGCCCCCAGGCGTGCCGGACCGCGACGTCGGCCCCGCTCCCCCGCGCGGCCAGCAGGGCCGCGCCGACCGCCGAGGCGGACCGCAGCGCCAGGAACCGGACCGGACGCCCCAGCTCGTCGGCGAGCAGCTGCTGGACGACGCCGGCGCGACCCCCACCGCCGGTGAGCACCACCGGCGCGCCGTCGCCGGGGACCTCGAGCAGCGCCGTCGCCGCACCGACGGCCCGCACGACCCCCTCCACCGCCGCCCGGGCCAGGTGCGCGCGGGTCGTGCCCGGGTGCAGCCCGTCCCACCCGCCGCGGTCCTCCGGACCGGCGACCCCACCCCGTTCCCCGGTGAGGAACGGCCGGAAGACCGCTCCGCCGGCGTCGGGCACCGACGCGGCCGCCCCGAAGAGCCCGTCCCAGGACAGGCCGAGGACGCCGCACACCCACGCCCAGGCCGAGCCGCCGTTGCGCAGCGCCGCCATCGCGTACCAGCCGCCGTCGACGTCCGCGTAGCCGTGCACCGGGGGGTCGTCGGCGGGGCGCGGCGACCAGCCGGGGCGCAGGACCTGCGCCCCGGTGCCGAGGTTCACCTGCAGGCCGGTCGCCGTCCCCGCGGCCAGCAGCGCCAGCGGGGTGTCCGCACCGCCGACCACCACGGGCACGTCCCCGAACGGCAGCCGCGCGACGCCGGCCACCTGGTCCGCCGGGCGCACCTCCGGCAGCAGGCGGGGCGGCACGCCGGCCGCCGCGGCCGCCGCCGGAGACCAGCCGTCGGCGACGACGTCCCACAGCAGCGTCGCCGAGGCGTCGCTGCGGTCGGTCACCAGCGGGCCGCCGGGCACCAGCTCGGCGCGGAACGCGTCCTTCGGCAGCAGCACCGCCGCCGCCCGCTCGACGGCCGCCGGTTCGTGGGCGGTCAGCCAGGCCAGCAGCGGGCCGGTCATCCCCGGCACCAGCGGGTTGGCCAGCGCGGCGCGGTCGGCGGGGGCGAGGCCGCGCCAGCGCGCCAGCTCCGCCGTCGCCCGCGCATCCGGCCACAGCAGCGCCGGGTGCAGCGCGCGCCCGCCGCCGTCGACCAGGACGGCGCCGTGCATCTGCCCCGACAGCCCCAGGGCCCGCACCGGGGCGCCGGCCAGCGCGGGGGCCAGCTCGCTGCACGCGGCGTCGAAGGCCTCGCGCCACCTGCGCACGTCGATCTGCGCCCGGCCGGGCGCCGGCCGGTCGTGCTCGTAGCCGGCCTCGGCCCCGGCGACCACGCGGCCCGCCCCGTCCAGCGCGACGAGCTTGAGCCCGCTGGTGCCCAGGTCCGCGCCGAGGAACACCTCCCCCACGTCCGGGCTCAGCGCTCCGGGCTGTCGCCGTAGGTGTAGGAGCTGTCGGCGTACCGGCCGCCGACCGCGGCGCCCGGCGGGGCGATGACGTCGAGACGCGCGAGGTCGTCGGTGGAGAGCTCGACCGCGGCGGCGCCGACGTTCTCCTCCAGGTAGCTGCGCCGCTTCGTGCCGGGGATGGGGACGACGTCGTCGCCCTGGGCCATGACCCAGGCCAGCGCCAGCTGCCCGGGGGTCACCTCCTTCTCCGCCGCGATCCGGCGGACGGCGTCGACCAGCCGCAGGTTGGTCTCGAACGCCGCACCGGTGAACCGGGGGTGCGTGCGGCGCCAGTCGTCCTCGGCGAAGTCGTCGGGGCTGGTGATCGCGCCGGTGAGGAACCCGCGGCCCAGCGGGCTGAACGGCACGATGCCGATCCCGTGCTCGCGGGCGACGCCGACGACCTCTCCCTCGAGGTCGCGGGTCCACAGCGACCACTCGCTCTGCAGGGCGGCGATCGGGTGCACCGCGGCGGCGCGCCGGATCGACGCCGCGCTGGCCTCCGAGAGTCCGAGGTGGCGCACCTTGCCCTCCCGGACGAGGTCGGCCATCGCGCCGACGGTGTCCTCGATCGGCACCCGCGGGTCGACCCGGTGCTGGTAGTACAGGTCGATGGTGTCGACGCCGAGCCGGCGCAGGCTCGCCTCGGCGCAGGCCCGCACGTTCGCCGGCCGCCCGTCGATGTCCATGCCGCCGCGGTCGTTGTGCGACAGGGAGAACTTCGTCGCCAGCTGCACCTCGTCGCGGCGTCCGGCGATCGCCTCGCCGACGAGCTCCTCGTTGTGGCCGCTGCCGTAGACGTCGGAGGTGTCGAGGAAGGTGACGCCGAGGTCGAGGGCCCGGTGCACGGTGGCGATCGACTCGGCACGGTCGGCCGTCCCGTACATCTGGCTCATCCCCATGCAGCCCAGGCCGAGGGACGAGACGACCAGGCCGTCGCGGCCGAGCGTGCGGGTACCGACGGGAGGCAGCGGCGAGGCAGACATGCCCCGCATCCTCGTCCGCCCACCCGCCGGCCCGCTACCAGCCGCCTGGCAGCTCCGCTCAGGCGGCGTCCCGGGCCCAGGCCCCGGACGGCGACGGCGACAGCCGGCCGCGCACCGGGCCCGCAGAGCCGGCTCCCACGCGTGCGCGCCCCGGCCGGCGACGGCCGACGCGGTCGGCGAGCGAGCTGACGGCGGGCAGCGCGAGGAGCACCAGCGCCCCGGCGATCCAGCCGGCCAGGACGTCGCTGATCCAGTGGGTGCCGAGGTAGACGGTGGTCGCGCCGACGCCGAGCGCGACGAGTGCGACCAGGACCGGGGCGGCCCGGCGGTACCGGGCGCCCAGGTAGGCGACCATCCCCCACATGGCGACCGCGTTGGCGGCGTGGCCGGAGGGGAAGACCATGCCGTCGGTGAAGACCTCGGCGGCCCCGGGCAGCACGGCGCCCTCCCCCAGCTGCAGCGGCCCGAGCCGCCCGAAGGCCGTCTTCGCCGCCCCCACGGTGGCGTTCAGCAGCAGCGTCGTGGCCGCCACCACCAGCAGCGGCCTCGGATCCCGGTCCCGTGCGAACCGCACGGCCAGCCAGCCGCCGATGACCAGGAGGCACACCAGCCGCTGCCCGAGCAGGACCCAGGAGGACAGCAGCGGCTCCAGCTGCGGCCAGCGGGCGGCCGGCTCCCAGCGGAGGGCCGCGAGGTCCAGCGCCACCAGCGGTGACCCGGTGAGGACGGCAACGGCGAGCGCGACGTAGCCCGCCACGAGCACCACGGCGAGCACGGCCCGTCGGCGGTGCCCGCGTCGCCGCGCGGGCGCCCTCGCCGGACCGCCTCCCGAGTCCGGCGTGCCCACGCTCCGAGGCTAGGTCGAGGACGCCGGCCGCGCTTCGGGCGAGGACCCATGGGGACGCAGCTCGCACCGCCGGTGCAGCGACGCGCGGACGGGCGTCGGTCACCGTGCCCGGACCGTCACCGATCGTCGCCGCGTGCCGCGGAGTTTCCGGGTGCGGGCCACGGGTAGGCGGCCGTGTGCAGCCGTCTCGGCACGCCCATCGTCGCGTCGCACCCACCCGTCGGCGCGCTCCCTCCGCCGACGGACCGACAGCCAGGAGGACCTCATGAGCTCCCGCTCCGCCAGCCCCGGCCTGCGCCGCACCGCGCGCGTCCTGGGCCTGGCCAGCACCGGCCTCGGCGTCGCCATGCTCCGGAACCCGGTGGGCGTCGCCCGCGCGTCCGGCGTCGACGACTCGCCCACCGCGCTGTCGGTGATCCCGGTGGTCGGCGCGCGCGAACTGCTGCACGCCCTCCCGCTGCTCGCCGGCCGCCCGGGCTGGGCCTGGACCCGGATCGCCGGGGACGCGATGGACCTCACCGCCATGGGCGTCGCGCTCGCGCACCGGTCCGGCGACCGCCGGCGGCGGCTGCGCGCCGCGACCGTCGCGGTCGGGGGGCTGGCCGCGCTCGACCTGCTCACCGCCGCCCGGTCGCGCCGCCGGGGACCGGCCCGGGACCTCCTGCCCGGATCGGCGCCGTGGAAGGGCGCGATCGACGTCTCCGCCGCGACCACGGTGAACAAGACGCCGGAGCAGGTCTACCGCTACTGGCGCGACTTCTCGCGCCTGCCGGACTTCATGGCGCACGTGCGGGAGGTGCGCACGCTCGACGACGGGCAGCGCTCGCACTGGGTCGCCGAGGCGCCGGGGCGGCGCACCGTCGAGTGGGACGCCGAGCTCGTCGAGGACCGCCCCGGTGAGCTGATCCGCTGGCGCTCGCTGCCCGGCGCCGGCATCGAGAACGCCGGCTCGGTCGAGTTCCGCCCCGCCCCCGGCCGGCAGGGCACCGAGGTGCGCGTCCGGCTGGCCTACGCGCAGCCCGGCGGCCGGCTGGGCAAGGTCGTCGCCGGGCTGTTCGGCGAGTCGCCGGAGCAGCAGGTGCGCGACGACCTCACCCGCTCCAAGCAGGTTCTCGAGACCGGGCAGGTGGTCCGCTCCGAGGGCAGCCCCGAGGGCCCCCTGGCGGCCCGGCTCACCCACCAGCGGCCCGCGACAGCTCGTTCCTGACCCGATCCGCCTCCGGAAGGACTCCCACCGTGCGCGCCACCCAGTGGATGGGCAAGAACCACGTCGAGGTCAACGAGGTCCCCGACCCGCGGATCCTCAACGACCGCGACGCCATCGTGAAGGTCACCTCGACCGCCATCTGCGGCTCCGACCTGCACCTGTTCGACGGGTTCATCCCGACGATGAAGAAGGGCGACATCCTCGGCCACGAGTTCATGGGCGAGGTGGTCGAGCTCGGCAGGGGCGTCGGCAACCTGAAGGTCGGCGACCGGGTCGTCGTGCCGTTCCCGATCGCGTGCGGCGCGTGCACCGCCTGCGAGCGCGGCCTCTACTCGGTCTGCGAGAACTCCAACCCGAACGCCCGGATGGCCGAGAAGCTGTGGGGCCACTCGCCCTGCGGCATCTACGGCTACTCGCACCTGGTCGGTGGCTACCCCGGTGGGCAGGCCGAGTACGCCCGCGTGCCGTTCGCCGATGTCGGCCCGCTGAGGGTCGAGGACGACCTGACCGACGAGCAGGTGCTGTTCCTCACCGACATCTTCCCGACCGGGTACATGGGTGCGGAGATGTGCGACATCAAGGGCGGCGACGTCATCGCCGTCTGGGGAGCCGGCCCGGTCGGTCTGTTCGCCGTCGCGAGCGCCAGGATGCTGGGCGCGGAGCGGATCGTCGCCATCGACCGGTTCGACTACCGGCTGGACAAGGCGCGCGAGGCCGGCGCCACCGACGTCCTCAACTACGAGGAGGTCGACGTCCTGGACGCGCTGAAGGAGATCACCGCCGGCCGCGGCCCCGACGGGTGCATCGACGCCGCGGGTCTGGAGGCCACCCACCCCACCACCGCCGTCGACGCCTACGACCGGGCCAAGACCGCGGTCATGGCCGAGACCGAGCGGCCGCACGCGCTGCGGGAGGCGATCATGGCCTGCCGCAACGGGGGCACGGTCTCGATCATCGGCGTCTACGGCGGGCTCATGGACAAGTTCCCGGTCGGCTCGCTGATGAACCGGTCGCTGACCGTCCGGACCGGCCAGGCGCACGTGCACCGCTACCTGCGCCCGCTGTACGAGAAGATCCGCGACGGCGAGATCGACCCGACGTTCCTCATCTCGCACACCCTGCCGCTCGACCAGGCACCGCAGGGGTACCGGATGTTCCGGGACAAGGAGGACGACTGCACGAAGGTCGTCCTGAAGCCCTGACCTGCCGCCGAGCCCCGGCCGAGGGAGGACCCCCCGTGCAGTACGCCGAGTCCGTCGTGGACCTGGTCGGCGACACCCCGCTGGTGAAGCTGTCGTCGGTGACCCGCGACCTGGGTCCCGACGCGCCGCTCGTGCTGGCCAAGGTCGAGTACCTCAACCCGGGCGGCTCGGTGAAGGACCGGATCGCCGTCCGCATGGTCGACGCGGCGGAGGCCGACGGCCTGCTGGAGCCCGGCGGCACGATCGTGGAGCCGACCAGCGGCAACACCGGCATCGGCCTGGCCCTGGTCGCCCAGCAGCGCGGCTACCGCTGCATCTTCGTCTGCCCCGACAAGGTCGGCCAGGAGAAGATCAACGTGCTCAAGGCCTACGGGGCCGAGGTGGTGGTCTGCCCGACCGCCGTCGACCCCGCCGACCCGCGGTCGTACTACTCGGTGTCCGACCGGCTCAGCCGGGAGACGCCGGGCGCCTGGAAGCCCGACCAGTACTCGAATCCCAACAACCCGCGCTCGCACTACGAGACGACCGGGCCCGAGATCTGGGCGCAGACCGAGGGCCGGATCACCCACTTCGTCACCGGTGCCGGCACGGGCGGGACGATCAGCGGCGTCGGCCGCTACCTCAAGGAGGCCTCCGGCGGCCGGGTCCAGGTCATCGGCGCCGACCCCGAGGGCTCGGTGTACTCCGGCGGCACCGGCCGCCCCTACCTCGTCGAGGGCGTCGGCGAGGACTTCTGGCCCGCCACCTACGACCGGGACGTCGCCGACGAGATCGTCGCCGTCTCCGACGGCGACTCCTTCGCCATGACCCGCCGGCTGGCCCGCGAGGAGGGGCTGCTGGTCGGGGGCTCCTGCGGCATGGCGGTGGTGGCCGCGCTGCGCGTGGCCGAGCGGCTGACGAAGGACGACGTCCTCGTGGTGCTGCTGCCCGACGGCGGCCGCGGCTACCTGAACAAGATCTTCAACGACGCGTGGATGGCCGACTACGGCTTCCTCGAGGCCACCGGCGGCGAGACCGTCGGCGAGCTGCTGCACACCAAGTCCGGTGCGACGCCGACCCTGGTGCACACCCACCCGAACGAGACCGTCCGCGACGCCATCGACATCCTGCGCGAGTACGGGGTCAGCCAGCTGCCCGTCGTCCGGGCCGAGCCGCCGGTGACCGCCGGCGAGGTCGTCGGCTCCATCGACGAGAAGACGCTGCTCGACGCGCTCTTCGCCGGCCGGGCCTCGCTCGCCGACCGGGTGGAGAAGCACATGAGCCCGCCGCTGCCGATCGTCGGCTCGGGCGAGGCGGTCAGCGCCGCGGTCGCGCAGCTCGGGTCGGCCGACGCGCTGCTGGTGCACGTCGACGGCAAGCCGGCCGGCGTCGTCACCCGGCAGGACGTGCTGGGGCACCTCGCGGGGGTGACCCGGTGAGCGGCTTCGACACCCGGGCCATCCACGCCGGGCAGGAGCCCGACCCGGCCACCGGCGCGGTGATCCCCCCGCTGCACCTGACCACCACCTACAAGCAGGACGGCGTCGGCGGGCTGCGCGGCGGCTACGAGTACAGCCGCAGCGGCAACCCGACCCGCGACGCGCTGCACGAGGCGCTGGCCGCGCTGGAGGAGGGCACGACGGCGCTGGCGTTCGCCTCCGGGCTCGCCGCGGAGGACACCCTCCTGCGCACCGCCTGCCGGTCCGGCGACCACGTCGTCCTCGGCGGTGACGCCTACGGCGGCACGTTCCGGCTGATCTCCCGCGTGCTGTCGGAGTGGGGCCTGGAGCACACCCCGGTCGACCTCGACGACGCCGACGCCCTGCGCGCCGCGATCCGCCCCACGACGCGGGTCGTCTGGTGCGAGACGCCCAGCAACCCCCTGCTGAACATCACCGACATCGAGCGCACGGCGGCGGTCGCGCACGAGGCCGGCGCGCTGCTCGTCGTCGACAACACCTTCGCCTCGCCCTACCTGCAGCGGCCGCTCACCCTGGGCGCGGACGTCGTCGTGCACTCGACCACGAAGTACCTGGGTGGGCACTCCGACGTGGTGGGGGGCGCACTCGTCACGCGGGATGCCGCCCTCGGCGAGCAGCTGGCGTACAACCACAACGCGATGGGCGCGGTCGCGAGCCCGTTCGACTCCTGGCTGGTGCTGCGCAGCCTCAAGACGCTCGGCGTCCGGATGGACCGGCACTGCGCCAACGCGGCGCGGATCGCGGAGTTCCTGGTCGGCCGGTCCGAGGTCGCCTCGGTGCTCTACCCGGGGTTGCCCGACCACCCGGGGCACGACATCGCGGCACGGCAGATGTCCGGCTTCGGCGGGATGCTCTCGTTCCGGCTGCGCGGCGGCGAGGAGGCGGCGCTCGAGGTCTGCGAGCGGACGCAGCTGTTCACGCTGGCCGAGTCGCTCGGCGGCGTCGAGTCGCTGATCGAGCACCCGGGCCGGATGACCCACGCCAGCGCCGCCGGCTCGCCGCTGGAGGTGCCGGCGGACCTGGTGCGGCTCTCGGTCGGCATCGAGGACGCCGACGACCTGCTGGCCGACCTCGAGCAGGCGCTGGGCTGAGCCTCAGGCCGCCGTCGGGGTCGGCCCGACGATGAACAGCGGGCGGAAGTGCTCGACCACCGGGAACGGTTCGTAGAAGGAGTGCAGCAGGCGCCGCCACTCCTGGTACCCCGGTGACCCGCGGAATCCCTCGGTGTGGTCCTCCACGCTGTTCCACTCGACGAGCAGGAGGAAGACGTTCTCCCGCTCCACGCACCGGGACAGCAGCAGCCGCCGGAAGCCCGGCGACGCGGAGATGATCGGGGCAGCGGACCGGAACGCCGCCTCGAACTCGGCCTCGCGGCCAGGTGTCACGGACAGCTCTGCATGCTCGAGGATCACGGCGTGCACCGTACGGCCCGCCGGACATCGCGCCGGTGGACTGCCGCGGCGGCGCTCAGCGCGGGGCGGTGAGGATGCGGGGGCCGTCGGCGGTGACGGCGACGGTGTGCTCGACGTGCGCGGCGCGGCTGCCGTCGGCGCTGCGCAGCGTCCAGCCGTCGGCGTCCACCGTGTAGTCGTCGGAGCCGCCGGCGAGGAACCACGGCTCGATCGCGATCACCAGGCCGGCGCGCAGCGGGACCCCGCGCCCGGCCCGGCCCTCGTTGGGCACGGACGGCGCCTCGTGCATGGTGCGGCCCACCCCGTGACCGCCCTGGTCGGTGTTGATGCCGCACCCGCCGGCCCGGCCGACCGCGCCGATCGCCGCGGAGATGTCGCCTACCCGGTTGCCGACGACCGCCGCCGCGATGCCCGCCGCCAGCGCGCGCTCGGCGGTCGCCACCAGCTCGAGGTCCTCCGGCCGCGGCGTACCCACCGGGAAGGTGATCGCCGCGTCCCCGACCCACCCGTCCAGGACGGCGCCGGCGTCCACGCTGAGCAGGTCACCGTCCTCCAGTTCGTAGGGCGTCGGGATGCCGTGCAGCGCGACGTCGTTCACCGACAGGCACAGCACACCGGGAAACGGCGGGGTGGTGTGCAGCGGCGCGTAGCCGAGGAAGGGCGAGGTGGCGCCGGCGTCGGCCAGCACGTCGCGGGCCACGGCGTCGAGCTGGGTCAGCCGCACGCCCGGTGCCGCGAGCGCCCGCACCGCGGCGTGCATGTCGGCGACCACGGCGCCGGCGGCTCGCATGGCATCCAGTTCACCAGGGGTCCGCAGTTCGATCACCGGTCCACCTCGACGGGTCCGGCGGCGGGCGACGCGTGTTCGAGGATCACCCGCGCACGGTACGGGGAGCAGGTGACTCCTCCGCGCGTGACCGTCGTCGTCGCCACCCGCGACCGCCGCGACCCGCTGCTCCGCAGCCTCGACCACCTCGCGGGCCCGGGCCTGCCGCCGGTGGTCGTGGTCGACAACGGCTCCTCCGACGGCACACCCGCCGCCGTCCGCGAACGGCACCCGGCGGTGACCGTGGTGGAGCTGCCCGCCAACGCCGGGGCGGTGGCGCGGACGTCGGGGGTCCGGCGTGCCGGCACGCCGTACGTGGCCTTCGCCGACGACGACTCCTGGTGGGAACCGGGCGCCCTGGACCGGGCCGCCGACCTGCTGGACGCCCATCCGCAGGTCGCGCTGGTCGCCGGCCGGGTGCGGATGGCCGCCGACGGGTCGGTCGACGCGGTCACGCGCAAGCACCGGGCCGCCGTCCTCGGGGTCACGCCGGGGAACCCGGGGCCCGACGTGCTGAGCTTCCCCGCCTTCGCCACGGTGGTGCGGCGCGACGCGTACCTGTCGGCCGGCGGGTTCGCGCCGCTGTTGTTCTTCGGCGGCGAGGAGCACCTGCTGGCGCTCGACCTCGCGGCGGCGGGCTGGCAGCAGGTCTACGCCGACGACGTCGTCGCCTGGCACGACCCGGCCGGTCCCCCCGCCGTGTCCCCGCGGCGCTGGGCGCTGCAGACCCGCAACGACCTGTTGGTCGACTGGCTGCGCCGGCCGCTCCCCGTCGCGCTCGCCGCCACCGCGCGGCTGGCCCGCCGGGCCCGCACCGACCCGGCGGCCAGGGCCGCCCTCCGCGGCTGGGCCCGCCGGCTGCCGGCCGCGCTGCGGCAGCGGCGGCCGGTCCCGCGCGACGTCGAGCGCCGGTTCGCGGCGGCGCAGCGGCCGCTCAGCGCCCCAGCTGCCCGGTGAGCCACTCCCGCGCCCGCTCGTTGCCGGCCACCCCACGCCGCTGCGCCTCCGCCACCGCGGCGGTCAGCTCCCCGGACAGGCAGCGGGCGAGAGCGCCGTCGAGGGCCTCGGCCGTCACCTCGTCCGCGGCCAGCAGCAGCGGCCAGCCCAGCGCCTCGGCCTGGCCGGTGACCTTCGCGCCCCCGGAGACGGCGTCGCAGGCGATGACCGGACGCCCGTGCTTCAGCCCCAGGACCATGCCGTGCAGGCGCATGCTCAGCACCACGTCGGCGCGCCGGAGCAGCGCCTCGACCTGAGCCGGCCGCCGCGGGTGCGGCTTGTCGTACAGGTCGGTGTCGATCGGGAACCACGGCAGCGCGCGGGCCGCCAGCCACTCCTCGACGACGCCGCGGACCCGGTCGGCGCGGCTGCGGTCGCCGTACTCGCCCTGCACCGGCGCGAAGGCGACCGCCAGCACGGGGACCTCGGGCGCGGGCCCCTCGATGGCCAGGTCCGGTCGGGCGACCCCCCGGGCGTCGCGCTCCAGGATCGCGTCGAACAGCGTCGGGGCGACGTCGTCGACGACGGAGACGTTCACCGCCCAGCGCCGGGCGCCGGCGAACGCGGCGGTCAGCTCGGGCAGGGGCGCCAGGTCCCCGACCGGCCCGGTGGTGAACAGCAGGTGCGTGTAGTCGGCCGGATCGACGTCGCGCCAGTGCACGCCACGGCCGAGGTACGGCGCCCAGGCGACGTCGTGGTCGATGCCCAGGTCGGTGAGCCAGCGCACGACGGCGTCGGCTCCCAGCTCGTCGCCGACGGTGGCGATCACCTCGTCGAAGCTGAACCACCCGGCCACGAGAACGCGCATGATCTCCACCCTCGCAGCCGGGCATGCAGCGGGCACGCGGGGGGAACGAGATCACCGTCTCACCGGTTGTCGCCGGCAGCCGCACCGAGCGAGGAGGAGCCCGTGAGCACCGCCGAGAGCACCCGTGACCTGGCCGCCCTGGAGGCCGCACGCACCCGCATCCGCGAGGCGCACCTGCGCCCGGCCGGAGCGCGCCCCCGGTCGACCGCCCGGGGGCTGCACCACACCGCGCTGATCAGCAGCGACGTCGAGCGGACCGTGCGCTTCTACCAGGACGTGCTCGGCTTCCCGCTCACCGAGCTGATCGAGAACCGCGACTACCCCGGCTCCTCACACTTCTTCTTCGACATCGGCAACGGCAACCTGCTGGCCTTCTTCGACTTCCCGGGGCTGGACGTCGGCCCGTACGCCGAGGTGCTCGGTGGCCTGCACCACCTGGCCATCAGCGTCGATCCGCAGGGCTGGGAGCAGCTCGTGCAGCGGCTCACCGAGGCCGGGGTCCCGCACGAGGTGCACAGCGGGGTCTCGGTCTACTTCCGCGACCCGGACGGCGCCCGCATCGAGCTGATCGCCGACCCGCTCGGCGAGATGTACGGCTCGAAGGTCCTCTGACGCGGACCGGTGGGGCGGCGGGACCGCCCCACCGGTCCCGGGCTCAGCGCTCCGGGTCGGCGACGAGGTCGGCGTAGTCGGGGTGGCGCTCGATCCAGCCGGCGACGAACGAGCAGCGGGGCACCACGGACCCGCCGCGGGAGCGGACCTCGTCGAGCGCCGCCCGGACCAGCGTGCTGCCCAGCCCCGACTGCCCGGCATCGGGGTCGACCTCGGTGTGGGTGAACACCACGGTCTCGCCACGGC is from Blastococcus sp. HT6-4 and encodes:
- a CDS encoding aldo/keto reductase translates to MSASPLPPVGTRTLGRDGLVVSSLGLGCMGMSQMYGTADRAESIATVHRALDLGVTFLDTSDVYGSGHNEELVGEAIAGRRDEVQLATKFSLSHNDRGGMDIDGRPANVRACAEASLRRLGVDTIDLYYQHRVDPRVPIEDTVGAMADLVREGKVRHLGLSEASAASIRRAAAVHPIAALQSEWSLWTRDLEGEVVGVAREHGIGIVPFSPLGRGFLTGAITSPDDFAEDDWRRTHPRFTGAAFETNLRLVDAVRRIAAEKEVTPGQLALAWVMAQGDDVVPIPGTKRRSYLEENVGAAAVELSTDDLARLDVIAPPGAAVGGRYADSSYTYGDSPER
- a CDS encoding cystathionine beta-synthase; protein product: MQYAESVVDLVGDTPLVKLSSVTRDLGPDAPLVLAKVEYLNPGGSVKDRIAVRMVDAAEADGLLEPGGTIVEPTSGNTGIGLALVAQQRGYRCIFVCPDKVGQEKINVLKAYGAEVVVCPTAVDPADPRSYYSVSDRLSRETPGAWKPDQYSNPNNPRSHYETTGPEIWAQTEGRITHFVTGAGTGGTISGVGRYLKEASGGRVQVIGADPEGSVYSGGTGRPYLVEGVGEDFWPATYDRDVADEIVAVSDGDSFAMTRRLAREEGLLVGGSCGMAVVAALRVAERLTKDDVLVVLLPDGGRGYLNKIFNDAWMADYGFLEATGGETVGELLHTKSGATPTLVHTHPNETVRDAIDILREYGVSQLPVVRAEPPVTAGEVVGSIDEKTLLDALFAGRASLADRVEKHMSPPLPIVGSGEAVSAAVAQLGSADALLVHVDGKPAGVVTRQDVLGHLAGVTR
- the hisN gene encoding histidinol-phosphatase, whose product is MRLAHVLADQADSISMERFKAQDLTVDTKPDLTPVTDADRAVEEMLRITLSRARTRDAVLGEEFGTTGHGSRRWVLDPIDGTKNFVRGVPVWATLIALFDGDEPVVGLVSAPALNRRWWAAKDVGAWTGRRLESASRCRVSEVGDLGDASLSYSSLSGWEERGGLDGFLDLTRSVWRTRAYGDFWSYVLLAEGAVDIACEPEVSIWDLAALDVIVREAGGRFTDVTGAPGPAGGSALATNGKLHDAALQRLRPRPTSV
- a CDS encoding phosphatase PAP2 family protein, giving the protein MGTPDSGGGPARAPARRRGHRRRAVLAVVLVAGYVALAVAVLTGSPLVALDLAALRWEPAARWPQLEPLLSSWVLLGQRLVCLLVIGGWLAVRFARDRDPRPLLVVAATTLLLNATVGAAKTAFGRLGPLQLGEGAVLPGAAEVFTDGMVFPSGHAANAVAMWGMVAYLGARYRRAAPVLVALVALGVGATTVYLGTHWISDVLAGWIAGALVLLALPAVSSLADRVGRRRPGRARVGAGSAGPVRGRLSPSPSGAWARDAA
- a CDS encoding cystathionine gamma-synthase, which gives rise to MSGFDTRAIHAGQEPDPATGAVIPPLHLTTTYKQDGVGGLRGGYEYSRSGNPTRDALHEALAALEEGTTALAFASGLAAEDTLLRTACRSGDHVVLGGDAYGGTFRLISRVLSEWGLEHTPVDLDDADALRAAIRPTTRVVWCETPSNPLLNITDIERTAAVAHEAGALLVVDNTFASPYLQRPLTLGADVVVHSTTKYLGGHSDVVGGALVTRDAALGEQLAYNHNAMGAVASPFDSWLVLRSLKTLGVRMDRHCANAARIAEFLVGRSEVASVLYPGLPDHPGHDIAARQMSGFGGMLSFRLRGGEEAALEVCERTQLFTLAESLGGVESLIEHPGRMTHASAAGSPLEVPADLVRLSVGIEDADDLLADLEQALG
- a CDS encoding antibiotic biosynthesis monooxygenase; amino-acid sequence: MILEHAELSVTPGREAEFEAAFRSAAPIISASPGFRRLLLSRCVERENVFLLLVEWNSVEDHTEGFRGSPGYQEWRRLLHSFYEPFPVVEHFRPLFIVGPTPTAA
- a CDS encoding zinc-dependent alcohol dehydrogenase, yielding MRATQWMGKNHVEVNEVPDPRILNDRDAIVKVTSTAICGSDLHLFDGFIPTMKKGDILGHEFMGEVVELGRGVGNLKVGDRVVVPFPIACGACTACERGLYSVCENSNPNARMAEKLWGHSPCGIYGYSHLVGGYPGGQAEYARVPFADVGPLRVEDDLTDEQVLFLTDIFPTGYMGAEMCDIKGGDVIAVWGAGPVGLFAVASARMLGAERIVAIDRFDYRLDKAREAGATDVLNYEEVDVLDALKEITAGRGPDGCIDAAGLEATHPTTAVDAYDRAKTAVMAETERPHALREAIMACRNGGTVSIIGVYGGLMDKFPVGSLMNRSLTVRTGQAHVHRYLRPLYEKIRDGEIDPTFLISHTLPLDQAPQGYRMFRDKEDDCTKVVLKP
- a CDS encoding SRPBCC family protein; protein product: MSSRSASPGLRRTARVLGLASTGLGVAMLRNPVGVARASGVDDSPTALSVIPVVGARELLHALPLLAGRPGWAWTRIAGDAMDLTAMGVALAHRSGDRRRRLRAATVAVGGLAALDLLTAARSRRRGPARDLLPGSAPWKGAIDVSAATTVNKTPEQVYRYWRDFSRLPDFMAHVREVRTLDDGQRSHWVAEAPGRRTVEWDAELVEDRPGELIRWRSLPGAGIENAGSVEFRPAPGRQGTEVRVRLAYAQPGGRLGKVVAGLFGESPEQQVRDDLTRSKQVLETGQVVRSEGSPEGPLAARLTHQRPATARS
- a CDS encoding FGGY family carbohydrate kinase, with product MGEVFLGADLGTSGLKLVALDGAGRVVAGAEAGYEHDRPAPGRAQIDVRRWREAFDAACSELAPALAGAPVRALGLSGQMHGAVLVDGGGRALHPALLWPDARATAELARWRGLAPADRAALANPLVPGMTGPLLAWLTAHEPAAVERAAAVLLPKDAFRAELVPGGPLVTDRSDASATLLWDVVADGWSPAAAAAAGVPPRLLPEVRPADQVAGVARLPFGDVPVVVGGADTPLALLAAGTATGLQVNLGTGAQVLRPGWSPRPADDPPVHGYADVDGGWYAMAALRNGGSAWAWVCGVLGLSWDGLFGAAASVPDAGGAVFRPFLTGERGGVAGPEDRGGWDGLHPGTTRAHLARAAVEGVVRAVGAATALLEVPGDGAPVVLTGGGGRAGVVQQLLADELGRPVRFLALRSASAVGAALLAARGSGADVAVRHAWGPLVEPRP